The Nicotiana sylvestris chromosome 6, ASM39365v2, whole genome shotgun sequence genomic sequence atatagcgctatcccaagcgtaaaatcagttatacagtaaaatagtgagtatcagataattcttcttttaaaacagtaaagacaaataattttcacagaaaggataaatcaaaagcttaccccttgggctcaatatgtaaatctcagtatagtatcagcccctcgggctcactcccaactcaccagcacacaacatcagcccctcaggctcactcccaactcaccacacacaagcaacggcctctcgggcccactcccaactcacctgggtaccctgcgctcactgggggtgtgtacagactccggaggggctcctacagcccaagcgcaatatcaataggcctgaaagccttcacacatcacacacgaggcctgaaagcctcctcatataacactcgaggcctgaaagcctcctcatataacactcgaggcctgaaagcctcctcacatcactcaacatatcctcacgtatggccctcggcctcaatcagtccagaaaataatcataagcctcttgggcatcagtaaaacaatagtgctcagctcaacagcattataaatatcattaaatctcgagttgagtataaatgtagctgagttcacaaaataatataattcaattggactgagttcaaataatatttcaattcgtgaggaaaatagtgatgtaaattcacaaaagatttcagataattggcacgaagcccaaatatggcaataagcccaatcatagtgaaaaacaataaatctttatcaattacgcggtaaaaatatcaactgggatggaccaagtcacaatccccaatagtaaatgaccccgcgctcgtcatacaatgcgtgtctcatctcaacatagcagtatgttgtgcaatccggggtttcaaaccctcagtgcatcatttaaaatcattactcacctcaagacggtccaacgtctactccgctatgcccttgcctctcgaatttacctcttcgcgcgtcgaatctggtcaaaaccacaatgaatacattacaataggctaagggaatataacccaatcgaaaagactcgaaaaatatcgaaattcacgaaattcgcaaaacccgagccccgggcccacttctagaaaaattacgaaagttatATAACCGGATTCCTCATCtctccacgagtccgtacatataaaatttaccaaaatcggagttcaaatggcccctcaaatcttcaaatcttattttcaaatccctaggcctaaatcttcaattactcctcaaaaacatgtaatctagtcggattattcaatgataattcaatattatggagtagaaataatcacaagtgacttacctcaagatttcccaagatttcttgctaaaaattgcccaaaatccgagcttggaagtcaaaaaaatgaccaaactcggactgctggacattacATCTGTCCAAATAatttcggtactgttcacgcgggggcactgttcatgcgcgTGAGGTCATTGTTCACCCACGCGGTTACCGTTCAtgcgcgggtactgttcactgctgcagaaaatacatcaGCTTTTAAGAAttttgcagcacaaccatttttcactaaaatggctctaactccatcatacaaactcggaattagactattcttgttcctatgagtcacaaataataatacaaacacaacccttcaatcaaaactcaattcggagctcgtttgcccagtttAATACCCATTTCGcacgttaaacaattaactcacatttcacgtcaaaaaaccaatcgcgacttgatgaaattaaaccaaaatttacagatcagtcctataattcatgatttaaattttggaagtctcgaaatcaaatttggatctctataactaaaaatgaacctttagatcattacatttatgctcaaaacggcaaaaatcttccaaaaatgacccgttgggcatccgaaacacacccgaggcccccgggaccccgaccaataataccaaccagtcccaaaatacattacggactttctcgaggcctcaaatcacatcaaacaatgctaaaatcatgaatcaacctccaatccaagttttatgaactttagaatttccaacttctatttctgatgccgaaacctatcaaatcacgtccgattgacttcaaattttgcacacaagtccaaaatgacataacgaagctacagaatttctcggaattccattccgaccgtcggatcaaaatttcacctatcaaccggaaatcgccaaaatactaacttcgccaaaatgagctaatttcttcaccggacctccaaaattaattccgattgcgctcctaggccttaaatcatcccccgaaactaactgaatcatcggaattcaattccgagccctctaactcacaagtcaacgtccagttgacttttccaaactaattcttccttaaagagactaattgtcccatttcataccaaactcgatccgaattgactcaaattcaccaagtacacatattgaaactgaataagcatttaacgagGAATACgagacgaaaatacaggaaacgacgaTTCAGGTCGTTACAATATAAGGCAGCAAAGAAAGAGTCAAAAGTTACAGTTACATATGGGAAGCGAGTACGACAGGTTTTGGAAGAAGATAGTATTATATTTGataatgcagatgcagatggcgtgCTAATccctcataatgatgcactggtaatatctttacttgtacatgatactaatgtaaaacgagttttgattaaTCCAGGTAGTTCTGTGAATATCATTCTGTTAAGAGTGGTAAACGAGATGCAAGACGATGATAAGTTGATACCCAAGGCACACACCTTGTCTGATTTTGACAACTCGAGCGTCGTAACAAAAGGGGAGATAATACTCTccacattcgcagaaggagtagtcaaaaatatgaaatttcaggtggtagaaatggatatggcttacaatatgattctcggcAGACCATGGATTCACGAGATGGACACTGTTCCATCTACCTTACATCAAGTTATCAAGTTTCCATCACAATGGGGAATACGGAAAATCCGTGGTAACCAACAAGCTGCAGCATTAATTCCATAACAGATTCAAACGCAAAAAGTGACGAAAATAGCAATCACAAAATTTAGTTGAGGACACAACAACACGAACCTCAACTGAAGATGGGAGAACAGATGTTGATTCGAGGCTCGATACTATTCAggaaccagaagaaaatgaaaatatcaaaagaacGATCGAAGAACTGGAAGATGTGGTGCTATTTGTACATTCACCACACTGAAAAGTCTATATTGGAACCAACCTCAGCCCAAAAATGAAatgtaagttgattgaatttttaaaggcTAACGCAGATTGTTTTACTTGGTCCcattcagatatgacaggtataGCACCGGAGGTAATGAtccacaaattaaatgaagatccatcatacccacatgtcaaataaaagaaaaggaagcaaggcTCCTTCAAGAACTAGGTGATTCAAGATAAGGTGCAAAAATTCTTAAAAATCGGGCtcatccgcgaggtaaagtatccagattggttggctaatactgtagtagtacccaaaaagaatggtaagtggcgagtttgtgtagattacactgATCTAAATAAAGCATGTcttaaagattcttttccattaccgcacatagatcaattaattgatgctactgcagggcatgaattgttaagctttttagatgcctattcaggatataatcagattaaaatgggtcctctagatgaagaaaaaacttccttcatcacagatagggggacttactgttacaaagtcatgtcattcggtttaaagaatgttggggtCATATACCAAAGGCTAGTGActaaaatgttccaagaacacctaggaaaaaccatggaagtgtatatagatgatatgttggtcaaatcacaacaaacagGGGACCATATTCAACATTTGActgatacatttcagattctTCACAAATTTAACATGACGTTAAATCCTAAGAAATGTGTATTTGGCGTCTCATCAGGTAAGTTCTTGggatttcttgtttctaaccgtggcattgaagtaaatcctgcacaGATTAAAGCTATTGAAGAAATTCTGGATATACTCACAAGCAAAAAAGATGTACAAAGATTGACAGGAAGAATAGCAGCCTTGGGTAGGTTTATTTCCAAGTCATCAAAAAAGTGCTTCAAATTTTTTTCAGCTTTAAAAAAGCAAAACCAATTTGAATGgtatgaggaatgtcaacaaacgcttaaaaatttgaaggggtacttatcaaatccaccattgCTAGCCAAACCAAAAAATGAGGAGAAATTGCTTATCTACCTTGCAgtttcagaagtagcggtaagtgtcgTATTAGTTCGAGAAGACCAAGGTAAATAATcaccaatttattatgttagtaaatctttgttagatgcggaTACTCGATATCCTCATTTAGAGAAACTTGCATTAGCCTTAATTATGACATCTAGGAAATTAAGACATTATTTTTAATGTCATCCTATCTCTGCGGTCACCGCCTACCCCTTACGTCTATTGCATAAACAAGAGTTATCGGGTAGATTAGCCaagtgggctatagaactaagcgaatatgacattacatatcaacctagaactgcaataaagtcacaagttttggcaGATTTCGTGGAAGATTTTAGCCAAGAGAtacaattagaagcagaaaaagaactaCATGTATTTAACGGGTCTAATCCGGGtacttggaccttatttactgacGATTCATCAaatgtaaaaggagcaggtctAGGTATTGTCCtggtaccacctgcgggtgaaaCTATACGACAAGCAATAAAGTGTCATCCAATCACTAAtaatgaggcagaatatgaggctgtTATTGCAGGTTTGGAATTGGCGCGAGAGCTCGGAATAGAGCAGTttataatcaaaagcgattcgcaGCTTGTGGTTAACCAAATACAGGGGACTTATACAGCTAGAgaagcaaggatgcaacaataccTGGAAAAGGCACGAGATTTGGTCAGGCAATTTCAAACTTAGAAAGTCATGCAGATACCAAGGGAAGAAAATGCCAAGGCAAACGCTCTAGCTAACCTTGCATCCGCTACGGAAATAACAAATGAAGAAAACGCTTCAGTgatacatttgtttcattcagtgctCGACCAagacaaaaacgaggtaaattacAATAATCTAACTTGTGATTGGAGAAACGAGATTGTTAATTTTCTGCAATATGGAATACTACCTGAAGACAAGAAAAAGGCTCAAGCACTTCGCCAAAAAGCTGCTCGTTACTGTTTAAATCAAGGCAATatttatcgaaaaatgttcggtggtcctcTAGCAAGATGTCTCGGGCCTTCTCAAACggaatatgtgatgagagaaatacacgagggacattgtGGCAATCATGCTGGAGGAAGATCTTTAGTAAAAACCATAACTAGAGCCGGCTATtattggccaaaaatggaagaagacgaggaaaattttgtggaaaaatgtgataagtgccaaagATATGATAACAACATGCATCGACCAGTTGAATTATTACATCCAGTTGTTGCACCGTGGCCTTTTATTTagtgggggatggatatagtAGGTCCACTACTACAAGCCAAAGGCAAGGTAAGATTTTTGTTAGTGctcactgactatttttctaagtgggtagaAGCGGGAACTTTCAGACAGGTATGAGAAAAAGAGGCCAGAGACTTCATCTGGCaaaatatcatatgccgatttggGGTGCCAAAGGAAATGGTATGTGATAATGGCCCGCAATTTACAGGCgcacaaatcacagaattttttcaaagttggaaaattaaaaggattacctcAACACCTtaccatccggtgggtaatggacaagctaaATCAAgaaataaagtcattatcaacaacctGAAGAAAAGACTAAAAGAATCTAAAGGCAATTGGCCAGAGGTATACCTGGAGTCTTGTGGGCTTACCCAACAACAGCAAAAACAAGTACGAGAGAAACATTGTTTTCACTTGTATACGGAGCTGAAGCCTTAATTACAGTCGAGATAGGGGAATCAAGTACGAGATACACTCAAGCTACTGAAAAATCAAACGAAGAAGAGATGCAGGTAAACCTGGATTTACTTGAAGAAATGAGGGAAACTGCATTAATAAGGATGACAACACAAAAATAAGTTATTGAGCGGTATTACAATTGGAAAGCTCGTctcagatacttcaagattggggactatgtactcaagaaagttttccTATCCATGAGGGCAGCCAACGCAGGAAAGTTAAGTCCAAAATGGGAAGGGCCTTACAAGATTCATGGTAtcgcaggaaaaggagcatacgagcttgAAACATTGGATGTCAAGATTCTACCTTcaaattggaatgttgttcatctgaAGAGATACTACTTCCAAGGAAAGGAAGTTAGGTATCCCCACCCacgatttttatttttgaattattaaaattttactaatgattttaggtgataggcaaaaagctagcccgtACTAAACGATGAATTACGACATGAAAGACACGTGGAAATAACATAATTCCCgatctagggttacaactattctgatggAATTTTaaatgggttaagcagtcttcatctaaaatcgtacctccgagtcccgtatgtttttccttttcaggaaaaggaccgcatgaaaggaataatcaagtgctcgagatttcatacttcaaatctcaaacacttgggggactatataatatacatatgatATATGTATAAGAAAGGCAAAGAAGGCTGAAACAATTAAATTTCAAGTCAAGTCTAGAGTCTACTCAATAAATATCAATTttagagcaaagtcacgagccaaaAACGCAAGCCTGATCCAAAAACCTGTGAAAAATACACTCGTGGATACAAATTTCAAAATCTTATGAATATTTAGGTTAAATGCAGTATTTAGCCATGGGTCATAAAAGAAAcccttggattttcttttttacaAATCTGTTGTAAAGAAAACAGTTACGGAAGAGTATAGAAGATAATTAAATACATGTAAGGTATTATTTAAGCTTGACAAGTTCGAATGAAAACTTTTCTCAAAGTTATtccaagaaacatgtgtgttcttATTTCTATTTTCGTATgattacaccattatgaagttgagacgtcttcttcattaagtgttgtatataaaagggccctcttttataattcatgtTTGATTCAAAAATCCATGAAGTTAATTAAGCAtttctaaaaatgcaaaaagcCAAAAGGGTAAGACAAAAACCCACATATTAAAAAGCAAGACTTTGGGCTTATAAAAAAGCAAGGCAAATTATTAAAAGAGTATAACAGAAACTCGAAAGAATTAAGTTAAAATAAAaactttataatattaagttaaaactaagtatgaacttagtcttAAACTGATTGTCATTTTAAAAGCCCCGAAAAGACCAGGGGACATGCTGTTACCAAATACATAACCCCCAAAATGGGACCAGGGGTAATATCACTACACATTccaccaaagaaaaaaaaaggagtcaAACTTCACAAATAAATGTTCACTGGGGAGCAGGTTTAGAAGAAGAGTTCAGGACGGCATCATCAGCAACAGAAGGCTCGATTTGGTCTGAAGGAGCTGGGACATCCACCGCACCAGGATCAGCTTCAACATTTTCGGGAGTATCAGCCATGGGTGAAGAAAAGCCCTGGCTTTGCTAAGTTTTTTCTATTAATTCATTAATCTTGGCTAACTCAGCATCCAATTTAAACCTTCCTGGCTTACCTCCATAAGAGTATCATGGCTCGTGTTCAAAATGTCTCAACTTACTTCAACAACAGTCTTGCCCTCAAGATCCTCGTAGTCTCTTTTCCAATGGTCAATTTCACTTTTGAGCTTCTCTCTCTCAGCCAAAGCTGCATCGTAAGAAGACTGTAAAGGGGAAAGTGAACTCTCCAAAAACTTGACCTTGTCAGAAGACACTCGGAGATCTTCTTGGGTCTACGTGAGTTTTTGAACAAGCTCACCAGCATAAACCTCTTTCTTATTTAGCAGAGCCTTAACGCCTCTGATCTCTTCAGTAATTTTGGAGCGTTGTTCAGCAAAAGAAGACTCGAGGAGGTTTTTATCCTTGCCCGCCTGGTTGGAAGAAGCTTTTTCAACTGCTAATTCCGATGCCATGACTCTCAGCTGCTGATCTAAGgtacattttctttcttctaaaacttccattTCAAGCTGAAGACTCTCATACTGCTCTTTCCAATTGTCTGCCTCAATTTAGTAATCATGCATCAATTGCTCTGTATGGGAAACCCTTCTCATCATCTCCGTACCGATGAGATTGATCTACATAAAAAAAGGTAAGAATCTCAGCAAAAAGAGAATGGAATAGATcatgaaaaaaaattaatacCTTTAGTGATGATTGTACGATAtcattcatccaagtcaaagaACTATGACTTTCTAGCTTGGATTTTTCAACTGGACCAATCAAGGGTTTCAACCATAGGTCAGCTTGGCCTGACTTCTTCAAAAAATTACCATAAGCGGGAACTTCAATGGTAATTTGCTTCATCACTCTACTTCCACTTGAAGAACCAACTTCAGTTCGAGAAATAGTAGTAGTGGGGATTGTAGAGGAAGTCATAACGGTTTGAGGCGAAGCAGAAACAATAGTAGTATGATCAGGCAAAAGGCATTCCACTGGAACAAATACGGGAAAGAGGCAAGAGGTGCTTCCTCAGACACTAAGTCAAAACCTTCATTATCAAACTCACGCGAAAAAAGTTGTTCATCAAAGTCACGAGTAGCCATGGGAGTTTCTTCATCAGAACTCACTAAAGTGGACAGGCTCGATCACAGGTACAGAACGAGGAGTTGTAACTTCGTCATCCGAAATGATGTGTCTTCTAGCCCGCGACCTTCTAACCAAAGAACCTCCATCCTGTTCCTCTTCCTCCTCATAGTCCTGGGGtttgtcatttttcctttttgatgaagAACTTAAGATAATCTCCTGAGCTCTTGCCAAAGAAAGTCTAGAAGCTGCGATTGACTCAGAACTTACACCACGAATAGGAaaccctgataaaaagaagggtcAAATACATTCTAAAGGAAGAGTGAACAGaaatagaaggaaaagaataAAGTTTTTATCATGAGTCTTAACCTTCCAACCAAACCTGTTTGTGAGGTATTTCCAAGATCTAGCTTCCATCGGAGCAATGGTCAACAATTTCTCTACCCAACCACAGAAATTGAAAATATCTTCAACagttcccatggttgctaaaaaaaaagaaaagaaaagtgaaacAGTCACGGGAAGACAAGCCCTTTTTTcaaaaaagagaaggagaaaaagaaaagaaagaaagttgtaaagtaaacttacgtgcaaaattccacttttcAGGGAATGTTATATTTTCTTCACCTACTAACCCTACTGTAGGAGCATCAACAAATCTGGCGTAACAGCCATGGTCCTTGTCATCCTCAAGGTTGactaaaaccctcttactcctcgCCACCAAAGTAAAGATCCCATGTCGGAACAATTTAGGGGGAGTAGAGGTGGATCATATGGAAAAAGGTGAAAGGCAATTAAGCCAAATTAGCCAAGTACCTTAGACATGCAACAGCCCTCCACACAATAGGACCAACTTGTCTTAAACACACATTGAAGAAACGACAGAGTTCAATAATAACTGGATCAATAGGGAGTCTAAAGCCCAAAGTAAAAAAGGTACGTATATACAAAGGAAAAGCcagctttaaaagaagaaattctTTGGTTTGCATTAGGAATCAGAATTGGGAAATCAAAACTCCAGTGGCAGTCTCTACGAATAACAGAAATCAAGCCTTCAGTAATCCGTGAAGGGAAAACATCAGCATGATCATGGGAGGACATAGAGGAAACCTGGTTTCTAATTGATTCTCTATCAGTATAAAAAGAAAGTTCAGAAGGGATAATCTCGTCTATTGTGGGTTCACGGATTGGTTCATTGGAATCCTTACTTCTAGCAGAGGACCTATGTGTGAGAGAAGCCCTAGTTCTAGAAGTTGAAGGAGGAGTGGAACTACGTAGAGAAGAAGAACCTCTAATAGCAACCGACCCTAGAC encodes the following:
- the LOC104212205 gene encoding uncharacterized protein; the encoded protein is MQIPREENAKANALANLASATEITNEENASVIHLFHSVLDQDKNEVNYNNLTCDWRNEIVNFLQYGILPEDKKKAQALRQKAARYCLNQGNIYRKMFGGPLARCLGPSQTEYVMREIHEGHCGNHAGGRSLVKTITRAGYYWPKMEEDEENFVEKCDKCQRYDNNMHRPVELLHPVVAPWPFI